CAGAACAGCTCGCTGCCCTTCAGCATCATCTTCAACATGATAGATAAGGAAGCACTGATGAGGTTCTATCTGTAAAGCTCTCTTCTAACGTTCCATCAGAAAAGGGAAGCAGAAATCTAATGGTAATGTTGGGGTATATTCATCTAGCTCAATCGATTCGGCAGTCACGTTGCTGAGGTGAAGTTGGCCAAGTGAACTTTGTTCTTCAAAATCAACTAAACTGTTGGACATTCCAACAGTCCGAAAGGAAATCTTAAaactctttatatataaaattctggAAACTCGTTTGTTTTTCCACAAGCAATCGAGTTGTTGTTAAAACTCTAGAAATTCTAATCCTGAGGAACTCTACTCAAGTTCTCAGTAGACTAAACAGATGGACTTTCTTGACTGCCAATGCCACTAACAAACCTACATCCTAAATTAACCGGTGCGGACTACATAGACGGTACTCAACCGCACATTGACACAAAACCCAAGGGAAATCTAAAATGTAACTTAGTAAGGTTACTTGAGTTGCTTTTGTAAATGAAGACAGCACTCTTTTAGTGAATGCATCTGATGGATTACTATTCGAAACAATGTATTTGTGGCTAAATCCACTTCCCTTTCATGATGGAAACATCTAGAAGGCTTTAGACGAGCATTCGTTTTCGTACGAACTTTACTTTCAACGAAAATCGCCCGTTTCGTCCGAATCAATGAAAAATTCCCCAACGAAATGACGAAAAACGAACTGGAAAAGTGATGAAAATTAGTTGTGATTCGTAGCCACGTGTAGCCgctattaccatacctgggatcttgtgggctctggctacccggagcctacccttgcaagGCACGGCCAGGACTGGCGGGGGGCGTCATGCTAATGTCGGGTATTCCCCCTGATGTaagtgggcgttcccgctgacatcgtgGGAACCATCCAAATTTAAGGGTAAAGTGGGCGGGGaatggggcgtgtcaagaccctgcgtCCAAAGGATTCAGGTGTTCTCTgggccaaacccagagagttcccaggtatgtctactactactgctgctgctgcactttTTTGACTGTTCTTGCTCTGGGGGAAcgttttttcttaaatttgggaattcagtcctgctccgcGCAGTTGCATGTTCCTATCATCTGCTACTGTGTGCCTGCACAGGCTCAGTGCCGTACTGCAGCTACTAatggtgagtccagaaggtgtcagaaGGTGCAGAGGAACGAAATCCGTTGGCCATAAACTATACAAAATATTTGCTCATGGCGCACATTTCTATAATTGACATCACAGAACAATTCTCTAAACTGATGGTGAAATCAGGAGGCATCGGGAGGCAGCCACAGAAGAAGTGTTTAAGTATGAATCGTGACTCATTACACAGAGGATGTCTCCTGATTTCGCCATGAGTTTAGAGAATAGGCCTGTTGAGTAAAAAGAAAGAGTAAAGAAAATGCTTTCGTTATGTTATACAGCTAGAAGGAAGCAATTAATTCTTAGACTGCAGAATTCATATTCCCGTTGGCTTGTGTATTCCCATTGGCTTGTGTATTCCCGTTGGCTTGTGTATTCCAATTGGCTTGTGTATTCCCGTTGGCTTGTGTATTGTCATCTTGGCTGCGGACCCCAAGGTAATTGCCGGTTGTACGATTGTTCCTCCTCCGCAGAAAACCCACACGCGTAGACAAATATTTCCTAAATGCGCCggaaaaacagaaaattacTAATCATCTTTCCAAAACAAATGACATTGTTCTCCGCTAACTAAACTCTATGAGTAGAGGACATCGGCCACCGGCCTCAAGTTCAACACCAGCTTGAAGGCACATGTCGCCAACCACCTCTCAGGAGCAGCTTCAACGACCAACAATAAAAATGGAATAATGATGATCCATCTAAGTCATATATGCCCACGGAATCTCAATTAAAGGGGGTctttaaattagttttattGTTCAACTACTAAGATTGCAGAAGTTGAGCCCCTCCAGAGTATTATAATTTGCGACATGTTCAATTTTTCAATAGCAGAAACATGtctaatcaataaaaaaaacactagtttTCCTTATTTCAGAATTTGCAGATAGTGCTttgaacatataataaaaataataataataataacatgacaTGAATATAAAGTTGTCCTACCCTTTTAAACGATTAGCTGTGATACTTTCTTACCATATCAGATATATAAATCCAATCCCTGCGACCATTGCAATGGGAATAACGATAGCAATCCACCACGGgggagaattattattattactattagggAGCGTTTCATTGCTTTGACTTGAATTATTGGTTTgttctgaaataaaacaaaaaaagcaatgtaTACGTTATATAAGCTGCCATTTAGAACAGAGTGGGTATTCTGACATCTGTATGTATGTCTTTGCTTGGTATAAATAAAGTTGCAGCCTTACAACTTCCTGTTCAAGGTTATTCCACTGTAAGCAAGTCTGAGGAGAAGACGGTTAGAACAGTTATGAGCTCTCCCTTTTTCTTACACACAGGCCTTGGAAATATAAGTCTGTAAGTAATTGTTTTCAATGCATTAGTATATACTTTCACTGAGTTAAGTTCTGTTTCATGTTGgtgtatattattttcatgtcaGTAAGGTGATATGAGCCTCGctagctaggcttttgttttcTGTCAGTTGACATTTGAATAGTCATGTATGCCCGTCACTTGTATGCATTGtagtttaaaaatgtgttcaaaCAACGTCCTAATATATGTTcctaattctgtatattttgcagttttacaaaaaaaaataaaatatatatactaaaataaaatcaaataaaaagtagAAGTTAGTAAGAATCCAAACGGTACCCTTGCTTCCTGGGTATTTATTGAGAAGTTGTTTGCTGTCGGCCAAACCTTGCACCGGCAACACATCGTGAGGGCAGAACAGCGGGGGGTATTTGATTATTTCTGGCGTGCTAACTGCTAACGCTAATACTGTTTAAAATATGTTGTTCCGACGgttgaattaaataaaaaaaacacaaagcaatatcaaatgaatatatataccgtatttgcttgattataagatgacccccccaaaatttgaatattaatttaggaaaaaaaaagaaaaagcctaaatataagactacccaataagacaaaagttttactagtaactATTccttcacatgtaaactattttttcatactgAATagaaactatgattgagaaaaatgcatttttttgtttttatttctttttttatttgcaaacctgcccccagttttgccttataccccctatttgcctctctgcctcccatatatgcctcttgaccccctatttgccactctgcaccccccccagatatgccttatacccctatatgccactctgccccatatatccctctttaacccctatatgccactctgcctccctgatattctttttaccccctatacgccattctgcctccctgatattccttttaaccccatatatgccactctgcctccctgatattccttctaaccccctgtatgccactctgcctacctgatattccttttaaccccctatatgccactctgcctccaaaaagcccttatacccccatatgccactcttaccctgcCCTGACTTACCGATGCTTGCCTAGACTTTTCCCCATGCTGCAGATTCTTTGGTGCCTAGTTGGGCAGCCGGCGAAGGTCTGcgggatgtgcacagacaaccttcactgctgctgccggcacttccacctatgaatgagcaccggaaggtcatgtgacaccggcgctccttcatagaagccccagaggatgtgccggcagcagcggaggttgtttgcgtgcatcgcacagacctccaccggctgccagagtggGGGATCCGGGTccctacagcgctgcagaggatctggattttagtcttgtagtcagaggTCTAATCAGAatacgaccttgaatataagacgaggagtatttttcagatcagagactagacgggggccgaatgagGTCTAACCTACCGAAAAATCCTTGTTTCTGATCTGAGTCGTTATGTTCGTCACAAGGCAGTTctgaaataaagcaaaaaccAACATATATGGCAAATAAGCTGTCAAATAGAACAGAACGGGGGATATTTGTTTGGTTATCTCTGGTATGCTAACCGCTAATGCTAATACTGATAACGTATGTGTAAAGTGCGCTGTTCTGACAGTTGAATTAGGCgaaaaacacaacacaatatATAGCCTCCATCAACGGCGAGGAATAATCCTCTAAACCCTTAAAACAGGTAGTTGAGGTGGGTGCTTTCATGGTACCCATGCAAGGGGGGGTTCTGATAAATATGAAATGCAAATTGTGTTTGGAGGACAGCCGGAGTAATATGACCAGTCCGTTTTAACCACGTAAAATAATTTGCCCCCCCTTTATTGCACCCACTAACTGTATGCAGATGAACGACCCTGTATTGTGGCAGTTTAATTACATATGGCGTCTTGTGGTGACGGCATTGGAGGTCCGAGACTCATAAAGCCCCCTATCATCCTTTTAATAATTCGGTCCCAAAGCGCAACTACTTACCCGTGAGCTTTAAATATTCGGAACTCCCAATCTTTCCGTATCCGTATTCTATCCACAAGCATTCTAGAGAGGCTGGAGTTTCCAGAACGCCACAGCTGTCATTGGTAAGGAGGACTGAAGCGTTAGCGTTACACGGGAAGTTTTTAGCCGATGCTTTCCATACGCAGTTAAAATCACGTAAAGTTATGATTTGGCCAGTGAGATATAGGGAATTGTTGCAGAACGTATATCTGTGCCAAACGGCTGAGTCTGTTGAGTTTGTTGCTGAAATCCCGCCTGTTGAAGGAAAttgatattacaataaaaaattcactggaagtttcactttactgagaaggtggtagataagtgcaaTAGCcacctagcagaagtggtagacatacctggtaacttctgagctccggctacccggagccttcccttgcgggacgtggccaggaatGCCCACaggaataattatttatatatatatatatatatatatatatatatatatatatatataaaaggaaatatagctttagcatagtagtaggctcttaggcccgtgtaaaataaaaatactactaGTAATTTTACCAGTTAGTTGAttatagttaatcttgagttaataacacCATTTAGTCGCTTCAGTTaactaatttttaaataaattgagcactttggcagattgcacagcactgaagagaaacttcctctaattttggggggtttccatttttttctattttttaaatcctatttttctttataaagttATTTTCCTCGTCCCCCtagttttaaacactacactacacacacaacacaaaatttgaaatggatcctccttttgggactaagaaaAGGAGGGAGGGACAAGCTCTaccaccaccagttcttctacgatgcagcctttgcgtcagtctagtcggccaagtaggccaagctctcgcttatcatttggggaagcattgcttgaaggatctttgtcatcaagtaaaggaaaggcaccaaaatcaggcaatatgttttttttacggaaagcctaaagcaccagaaggaCGTTCAAAATTAAAGGGTAACACAACTAGTACTTCTGCTTGCCCaatgagtaaaaagaagtgccttttgccccaagcagcatcttccccatctacgagcagcatgcaaggtaccaagcagagcagaattagcagcaagactcagaggggttttcCCCAAACCAAAGCAAGGAAAACCaccacctctaccaccactagtgctgcgcctgcTGTTCCCCCCGGTACCACCATgtcatgtcctcctagtaccacCTCTAGCAAACCACCAAGTCttggaagaggcacttgggagtatagttgggcCATCTGAGAATAGTGCTGCTTAACCTCAGTTAAGTTCCTTCTGTGCCTAATGTTTATCCTCTTAGccactgggatgaaaagaagagtgtgtggcctgcactctcatgggttgcacAGCAGCTTCTATcgtgtccgccaaccactgttcaaagtggcACCTCAtttgatggagcagattgccttttttaaattcaatctgcccaagttccAAGAGTttccagctcttagcttggaaagtaaattttccctaatggagagggtagtttctccccctggctgcctctgtttgcggtgtggcaacgcctgctacctccgttGGAGTAGCCAaattacgctagggccttgtgtctgagctctggaagtccgctcccaaatgtcaaggactgacagtgtttggatgctttgtcCTTTGCCAGGCGCGCCCCCCTGCCGGAGACCAATACCGTCGCACACACGGACGTTTAAATCATGGCCCCAAAGCTCCAATGTGTTTCtcaaccccgtattaacccctgctaggaaactgagaaaaaaacgAAGCTGAAAACAAAGAAGacaaagaatgtccacgaatattcgccccgAACCGAAgacaggaatgggcgaatattcgaaGAATATGAAGAATTCTTTTCcccgaagacaaacacgaagacttCATCAGCGCCAAAGTCTACTCAAAACCCTCCGTTACGGTCACTGTCACACgatccaactcccatcagtctgtgGCTGCTACCGACAAATTAAAAAGATtgaaaaaagggaagaaaaaccCCCCACAGATTtcttttggctacttctaccagtccctcccactttacctcatcaacgaGCGCCAAAAAGGCTTGTAATGGTGCCAAAATGTGGAAACTGAGTGTCAATGAAATTTTTGAAACATTGCcgttcattttcatttgattGGTTGGGAGGGCCTTCTTCATTATCGGAGATTCGTACAAAAttgagaaaatgtattaattacgaatctgaatgcaaaaAGCTACTATGCAGTGATTATAGAGCAACGGAACCGTGTAAACCAACATTTTTAGGAATAttaagagagggggagaggttttttttgggaaaaaatagtattttactaTGGAAAAGGTTGCCCACCCCTACATTGAATTGTCGCCCCCCCCCAGCAacataaagtaaaattaaaaattcacCTTTGGATAAACAAGGGCTAGCGGCAGTTGAGAGTGCACACGTACTCAGCATCAGCAACATAGCGAGTCCAAACAGAAGTCCACCTTCCATCTTTCTCGAATTGCGTCTTGATCGAAGACTCAAAGGGCCTGGAAAATTTAAAATTCACCTTTGCATAAACTACAAGGGCTAGCGGCAGTGGAGAGTACACACGTACTCAGCAACATAGCGAGCAGAAGTCTACCTTCCATCTTTCTCGAACTGCGTCTTGATCGAAGACTCAAAGGGCCTGGATAATTGTCTTCAGGCGTCTCATCAGAGACATGCAGGTCTTCATTCTTACCGCCAACGTCCATCTCTTCATCGGCCGCAGTTGGCTTTTGCAAAGAACTTAAGGGATGCGTATGATATCCTCTAGCTTTTTCCAGGTTGACGAATcctgtcctggaaaaaaaaaaaagaagagacaaataaaaatgaattgttaTTATAAACATACACCGTGGGGATCGATACTCCATAACTGTTATTTTCTCATACGTCCTTTCTTTGTTTTACGTTTATACAAAGCTGTTAAAcccccagacccccccccccagattttaAATTATCTGCCATCGTTACGCTTACAGAGCttgtaaaaaaacagcaaatataCTAAAAGATAAatcaattttgaaaaaaatatcgTGTCCCACGGAACATGTAGATAGTTCAAAATACGACAATTATAATAACACAGGTTGGTGTTTCTTACCCTGTTTCTTGCACAGGAGTCTTCAAGTCCATGACTGCCATGATTCTGCAATATTTCCTTAAAGACATGAATAGCAGTCAATACATTTATCTCGGGTGTTTTTTTCATTGAGTGAGCGCACGATTTAATATCTAGATTTCTGGTTTTTGTCACTAGGGGGCGCACATGGTGTTAAGACAAATCATCCCGGCACACAAACTGTGCGGCGCCATATTGATTTCGAGAAACACTGATTTGGGCCATGCATACAGTAGTGACCAGATAGAACTGGCCATTACCATTTTCCAGGACTGTAAAAGCAACTTCTTTTGTTTGAAATTAGGCCCTCCAGGGCTGGAGACTGCCACTTACCCAGGGAATATCTACTAAATGGGGAATCTCAGAGTTTATAACTCAGGGAGTTAtgggagcaaaagcacaaatagcaccaaaaaatgttcttaattttttatgtccatgtagggttgccacctttcttgCCAAAAAATACCAGCTCACCCctttttaagacgtgggacgaagttcTGAGGCAGGGCCCTGGCTCtgggcccctccccctccctgcaAAAATACCGGCAGGGTGCTCTAAACACTATGTCCATGACCGGCGCATATCTATAAGttaattatgaattaaggggggccttaaaatggttataggttttctgtttgtatataacataagctgacaaactgtataatcgataccaaaaatgttaaaatacatgtatccCTGTTGATTAGCTAAAacactgttttaccattccactgttgtgtatttttttctttaaaaaaatgttttctttaaaatagcaccaaactttaagggtgcggcctctATTGGAGCCGATACGGTATATCACATATACACGGATTCACAtttacacaccgtcacatacacagaacggacattttatattattttatataaattattaggaagccctgggaaccatgttgatttcagatttaatattatatattttttttattatgtctaTATACAATCATAACAGATATGAGCAGTTTTGCATAAATAACCCCTCTATTAGCAGACGCGAGCAGATTTACAGAACTAAAGTAGCAAGGATTACCTTGTCGAATGGAGAGGTCTCCTTAAAGGggggtgagaaggtccaaaagTTTTAGCACGGATTGCGTAAAGTTAGAACAGGAATTCAGTAGGGCAGATGCGATACCCCTACCGCTCGGCAATGCAATGAGCTGTTGTGTGTAGAGCGTGCCTTTAGAAAGGTAAGGAACGTTCCATAGCAATGATGTCAGTGTAGGTGGGGCTTCCGGTGACTGAAGGCTAGAAGGTCCGTCGACAGGAAAAAGACCTGGTGATTACGCGGCCCCCAGCAGGTAAGTGGGAGCGACTCTGAAGTGCAGCAAATGTAATCAAAGTGGTCAGTAGATTGTAAAGTACCGATTTGGGGAGGTCTAATccagtatatatacattgtgtgACCGAGCTCCTGGGCGATCGCTCTCAGAACAACCTTTAACAACGTCACTTCAGACATTTTTGTTGACTTGTTCGCTCCGTCTTTAgcctgttaaaagaaaaaggtaGAAAGTAGTAAACTTTTGGGGGGCCTCGGAGCTCACTTCCTCCGAGTGTTTATGAGGAAAAGATTCAGCTTTACGGTTTTTCAACTGCCAGATAAATGGTATAAAACTTCGACTAAAGACTCGCTACATTGTGTCCTCACACGAGCAGTTATAACGTACCATTCCCGATTAACAGACAAAGTTAGAAAAGAAATGTAACCCTCTGTGACACCTCACTTACCTCCTTCAGAGCTGGAAGATTGCTACCTTCGATTAGCAAAAGTTTAagccttccttttttttcccttacttCCTTGTTGTTGCAAAATCAGCACACAGCTAACTATTAACCATTTGTATGCTTGCAGGCAGGGTTCCCTTCCTgtattgttggcactatatcaataaaagataattatcttggcgtggtgtttgagcagggaaaaccaaccaaaatatcacatgactgacagcaatggcggcttCCAGGTCTGCAATTGTTACACAATGTTTGAACGAGAGTCCTAGCCCCGCAGATGCCAAAAGCCCCGGTGGGACATGGCTCCTCAAACCCATTATGGGCAGGTGTATATTCTTTTCGTACAGATAGCTTGGGAAATCTGATGCTATTTTATTCATCAATAAATCTGTGGCCAACACAGTACCCCACAATCAGCGTCTGTTGGGGTAGTTGGGATAGGGTCCAAGCACTCCAGCACAAGGTGTTAGTATGTTGTAACATACATGAGAGATAGCTTATTGGCCTCATATGTAGGCCAGCAGTCATGCTCCTTCTTCCTTAGTGGCCCCAACGTTTTGTGTTGGCTATTTTTGCTACTGGCCGAAGCATTGCAAGGAGTGGCCATTTTGTTATTGGCGGCAGCCATTTTGGTTATTGACGGTGGCTATTTTTGCACATGGCTGTTAATCATACACAGAGCCTGAGCCCAAACTCATCTGCTCAACTagtcacatgtaacaaagtaactaaATTTACTTTAAATGGAGCCCACAAGGGTcagaatggactagagtgggccctgacagagtgctgagcagggctaggctaagcaggaattgtggattttaggggaggagttttggtCGGAGGAGatttaagtttggtgatcacaggggtaaggagccattttgtttaaccttacctggtgttgtttgtcccaccctccctccaccttatgtggttgagtttgtggagtggtgttgctgcattattcacagtcgtgggcggtagcttgccaggtatcataggggttaatgtggtgttatgatcattggtggtcataaccggtgggaggttccttgcagggagtggtgctcggaacctcaggtCTGGGTTGGGGCATCCGGGTGTGTCCCCTCCCACAATTTCTGTCATagctttaattaaaataaagcagcagctggggaatttaacccctgatgTGCCAGAGGTTCAGGAGGCTTGCAGTGGCTCTTCTGGTTCCTTGTGGGTGACCGGGTGGCCACGGGATTCAGGGATGATGGGGGCGAATGTGCTCACGTGCCTACAGAAGTTGTGAGCCCTGAAGGTAGTATTCCATGAGAAGGTGCTGCACTCACAGACATGGGTGTAGGAACTGGGGGGGacggggggacagatcccccactcatgcggggggaccgataatTAAGAAATTCCCCCCTTCGCCAATAGAAACGTcgcaggaggagagagaggggtgccgagcggtcgttttcagcaaccgctcggcgtccttctgtctcctctgctccctgctgctgccgctgccccgactgcagtggcgGGAgtgtgaggcgtctgtctcggtgcCGATGCTGAGTGCctgcatatgacgtcatatgccggcgctcagcagtgaagccgcgagacagaggcctcgcgctcccaccacaggactgcagggtaagtgaactacagggggggggtagctagtgagaaggggggtagggagtgggtagatagtgtgagaagggggggtagggagagggtagatagtgtgagagggctTGGATAGTgtaagaaggggggagagggggaagaTAGTGTCAGGAGGGGGTGTGagagtggggatctgatgggggcaAACCGATGGGGCAACAGCTACAGAGGGTAATATAGTATGAgtagatgaaaaaataaaaccgcTGACACCGCAAGGAACTCCTGGCCACGCAGAGTTTGTCAGCGAGGCCGAGAGCCTGGGATCCATACAGGAGGACAAGgccaatgaacatctgtttTCTATCTTGGTTGAAAATGAGTCACTTTTAGTTCTCTCAAGCAGGACATGAAAAGAGGAACTCACCATCGCCATTCACCCTCTTCATTTCATCTGAGTCAAccagagggagattgtgatctgcaggctgcagctgctgatttgcggctgtgtcccccccccctgcagCTGCCCCCAAGGCTAGTACCGCTCTCGCCTCTCTCTTCCACCGCTCCTGGAAGAGATTGATTCAGGGGTTGGAAGAAAGTGCTTagctatggtgtgtgctttgcaGATGTTGCAGCCATGCTTGTATGGTTGTGACATTGGGGTTATAATTTCTCACAATTCCCCTCCCAGGTCAGATAGAGTTATCTACCCGCGTagattcgcgtagagctctacacgcggcccggactaagcaccggatcctcctgtgttattccccccccccaacttaccggtgcttctgagtccccggtgcttagtccgggcagttctacacgctgcccagactaagcaccggggactcagaagcaccggtaagtttggaggagggggggagtattaaatgggggggcataaggcatttctgtaggcagagtgctctgtgaaatgccttttaacccccttaatgccacgttgcctccagaaatgccttttaaccctctatgtgccactctgcctcctgaaatcccttatacctccctatatgccactctgccccataatatgccttttaaccccctaaatgccagagtggcatataggggtataaggcaattctggaggcagagtggcacataggggggtcaaaaggcatatcatggggcacagtggcatatagagggttaaaaggcctattatggggcacagtggcatttagagggtataaggcatttctggggcaaagtggcaagcctgggggcagatgtgcataactggggggggggcaggttgaaaaaaaggaaataaaaacaaaaacaaaatatttttctcaatcatctcagcttttattaacaaacaattgttcacataatttacatgaattaacatttactggtaaaacttttttcctatagggtcgtcttatattcaggctttttcttttttcataaattaatattcagattttggggggtcgtcttataatcagggtcgtcttataatcgagcaaatacggtatatataaaatgtatcacatagACACACCGTCGCATACACATGAAATTAATCTTATattgagacctccttcactcagacttcTCATCCCGGGACAATAGGGAACACAGCAGCATTTTCAAATGAAAAGTAGGAAGACAAAAATCTCTTTATTTCATTACAGTTGATTGTAAACATAAAGACGTAATAAATAACGCTCGGTACCTGAGTGCTGCTTCCAGGCATCTATAATAACTATCGGTATACGGCCGGAAAGCATAGACGAGGTGGAGATGTCAGGTTATATAC
This window of the Spea bombifrons isolate aSpeBom1 chromosome 12, aSpeBom1.2.pri, whole genome shotgun sequence genome carries:
- the LOC128469604 gene encoding uncharacterized protein LOC128469604 isoform X1: MAVMDLKTPVQETGTGFVNLEKARGYHTHPLSSLQKPTAADEEMDVGGKNEDLHVSDETPEDNYPGPLSLRSRRSSRKMEGPLSLRSRRNSRKMEGGLLFGLAMLLMLSTCALSTAASPCLSKGGISATNSTDSAVWHRYTFCNNSLYLTGQIITLRDFNCVWKASAKNFPCNANASVLLTNDSCGVLETPASLECLWIEYGYGKIGSSEYLKLTELPCDEHNDSDQKQGFFEQTNNSSQSNETLPNSNNNNSPPWWIAIVIPIAMVAGIGFIYLIW
- the LOC128469604 gene encoding uncharacterized protein LOC128469604 isoform X2 — encoded protein: MAVMDLKTPVQETGTGFVNLEKARGYHTHPLSSLQKPTAADEEMDVGGKNEDLHVSDETPEDNYPGPLSLRSRRSSRKMEGPLSLRSRRNSRKMEGGLLFGLAMLLMLSTCALSTAASPCLSKGGISATNSTDSAVWHRYTFCNNSLYLTGQIITLRDFNCVWKASAKNFPCNANASVLLTNDSCGVLETPASLECLWIEYGYGKIGSSEYLKLTEQTNNSSQSNETLPNSNNNNSPPWWIAIVIPIAMVAGIGFIYLIW